The window GGTCGCCTCGTGGATGATATCGGCGGCCCGCGGCGCCAGCATCTGGCAGCCGAGCACACGGCCGCCCGACGCCTCGGCGACCAGAATGACGCCGCCGCGCCGGCCGCCCATCACGTGCGCCTTGGGCACCCGGCCGAGATCGACGAAGGTCTCGACCACCTCCAGCCCCCGGGCGCGGGCCTGCTCGGCGGTCAGCCCGACGGTGGCGAACTCCGGATCGCAGAAGACCGCCATCGGGGTGTAGGTGTGATCGATGCGGGCGTCGGCGGCCGGGTCAAACATGTTGCTGACGGCGACCAGCGCCTCGCGCGCCCCGGCCGGGGCGATCAGCGGCGGGCCGGTGACATCGCCCGCGGCATAGATGCCGGGGGCGCTGGTGCGCATGCCGGCATCGACCCGGATGAAACCGGCGGCGTCGGTTTCGACCCCCGCCGCCTCCAGGCCGATATCCGCCGTCGCCGGCGCCGTTCCCACCGCCAGCATCAGCCGTTCGGCGCACAGTCCCACCGGCGCGCCGCGTACCGTCGAATAGAGACAGACCCCCTGCGGCCGCCCCTCCACCCGCTCGGCCACCACCTCGGTCATGATCTCGACACCCTCGTCGCGCAGAATGTCGGCGAACTGGCCGGTCAGGCGGGGGTCGAATTCCTGCAGCAGCCGGTCGCCGCGCTCGAGAATGATCACCTGGGTGCCGAAGCGGGCGAACATCTGCCCCATCTCAAGGGCGATGACGCCGCCGCCGAGCATGAGGAGGGACTCGGGAAAGCAGGGAAGATGCAGGGCACTGTAGCTGGTCAGATAGTCGACCTGGCTCAGCCCCTCCAGCGGGATGATGCGGGGGGTACCGCCGACGGCGACGAGGAAGCGGTCGCAGTGGATGATCTCCGCACCAACCTGCAGCTCCCGCGGCGAGATGAAGCGGCCGTGTCCGCGCAGCACCTCGAGGTTGGGGGTGTTCTCCATTTCGTGCTGGTAGTGGCTTTCACGCAGGGTTTCCACCGCCCTGCTCTTCAGGGCCATCAGGGTGCTGCAGTCGGGTGGGCCGGCCTTGAGGTTCAGCCCCCAGCTCTCGCCGCGGCGGGCGGCGTGGTACATCTCCGCCTTGTCGATCAGGGTCTTGCTCGGGATGCAGCCCCAGTTGACGCAGGTTCCGCCGAGGTGGCTCTGCTCCACCATCAGCACCCGCTTTCCACGGCCGGCCGCCATGCGCGCGGCGGCGAAGGCGGTGGTGCCGCTGCCGAGGATGGCCAGGTCGGGATGTCCGCTCATCGGCTCGTCACCTGCCTCCGGGAAGAAAAGGGTTCCAGCCAGGGGTAGTGCCCGGCCAGCACGTCCAGGGCGCGGTCGTAGGCAAACTGGTCGTCGTTGTGGTAGAGGGCCCGCCGCCAAGTCGCCACCCGCCGCCGGGCCTGGCGGCAGAACAGGTCGGCCAGCGGCTCGCAACCGCTCGGGCCCTGGCGGGAAGCCGCATACAGCAGCACCGCGCTCATGGCGTAGAGCTCGGCGGCCATCACCGTCAGCCGGCCGAGCAGCCGCTGCTTGTGCTCCAGCCCCTGGCGGTAGGCCCGCCGCAGCCGGGCCAGATCGCGGGCCAGCTGCCGGCTGGCCCGTTCGGCGTAGCGCAGGTGCCGCTCCAGCAGTCCCGGTAGAATCGGCGGCCGCAGAGGCCGCGGCCAGGCAAAGCCCGGAGTCTCCCGCCGGGCGAGGGCGGGCAGGATCAGCGCCTGGATGACCTCAAGCTGCCGCAGCCGGCCCGAGGCGCCGGCCTGCCGCAGCCGGGCGGCTTCCTGCTGCAAGGCTGACATCCGTTCCGGCGCCAGGTCGAGGGCGTCTCCGAGGTCCTGCAGTCGCGCCAGGTTGCGGGTCAGCGCTCGGCCGCACCAGAAATGCGCCAGCAGCATCTCCTGGTGGTGCGCCGCGCCGGCCGCCGCCAGCCGGCCGGTCAGCCAGTCGAGGCTCCCGGTGGCCAGGGTGTCGAGCGCCAGCTCGCCGGCCTCGGCGGCGATCAGCTCCTGCTCGCCGAGCGGCGCCCCATCCCCGTTCCGGCCGGCCAGTCCGGCGCGCAGGGCGGCGTTGAACCGGCACAGAAGTGCGCCGATCTGTGCCGGCAGATTCGGAGAATTGTCGGGAGAAGGGGAGCAGGCGGGACCGGGCGGGGCCGCAAGGAGGCGGCCCAGATCGAGCCGGCCCCGCAGCAGGTCGTCGACCAGGGTGGCCGTCCGCCAGGCGTTGTCCGCCGCCGTTGCGCCGTCGCCTGCCGTCACCAGGTTCCTGTGCATCATCACCTCCGGCCGGCTGTTGCCCGGCATGAATCCACTGAATCAGGATAGCAGGAATTCCCCGCTTCGCACCCGGCCGGGCGCAGG is drawn from Geothermobacter ehrlichii and contains these coding sequences:
- a CDS encoding dihydrolipoyl dehydrogenase family protein: MSGHPDLAILGSGTTAFAAARMAAGRGKRVLMVEQSHLGGTCVNWGCIPSKTLIDKAEMYHAARRGESWGLNLKAGPPDCSTLMALKSRAVETLRESHYQHEMENTPNLEVLRGHGRFISPRELQVGAEIIHCDRFLVAVGGTPRIIPLEGLSQVDYLTSYSALHLPCFPESLLMLGGGVIALEMGQMFARFGTQVIILERGDRLLQEFDPRLTGQFADILRDEGVEIMTEVVAERVEGRPQGVCLYSTVRGAPVGLCAERLMLAVGTAPATADIGLEAAGVETDAAGFIRVDAGMRTSAPGIYAAGDVTGPPLIAPAGAREALVAVSNMFDPAADARIDHTYTPMAVFCDPEFATVGLTAEQARARGLEVVETFVDLGRVPKAHVMGGRRGGVILVAEASGGRVLGCQMLAPRAADIIHEATLAVRFGLDVSQLTTTVHVYPSISDGLRLAAQNLARTLGLPVF